CGCGGCCTTGAAGGCTATCGGCGTCAGGTAACCGGCGAGTTGGTGCTGTCCGTGCCCGTCGGCCGGCGTTCCCACAAATCGCGAAACGATGACCATCGGCCGAAACTTCCTGATCGCGCGGACCATATCGCCGAGCGTCAACTGCTCGCCCCAGATGCGCGCCGCTTCTTCACGCTTCTTCGAGAAACCATAGTCCATAACGCGCGTGAAGAGCTGTTCGCCGCCGTCGAGCCGGCGCGCTTGAAGAAGTTCTTCCGAACGAATGACGCCGAGCGGTTCGAACAGTTCCTCACCGATGACGTTCTGTCCGCCGTCGCCGCGGTTGAGCGAGAGATAAACGGTCCGCGCCTGCTGTTTGCGTGCCGCGTACGCGATCAATCCGGAATCCTCGTCATCCGGATGCGCCGCCGTATGCATAAAGCTCGCCGTCGTCTGCAACCGTTTCAGAATCTGCCCGAGTCCCGAGGCGCCGTTGTCGTAGATCGGCCGCACCTGGGCGCGAAAGACAAATGGAAAAAGGAAGAAGGAAAGTAACAGAACGTACGAAATAGTGTTTTTTATGGCCTTATGTTTCATTTGTTTTCTACTTTTGCGACCTCCGATACCGTCAGACTGATAAGCAGTCCGGCGCCGACGGTCACCAGACAACCGACGACGTTGTACCAAAGAAATGCGATCTTGAAATAGCCCTTTTGGGCGATCAGGGATTGCGAACCGATAAGGTCCGCGATCTCGGCGAAGTTGTGGATCAACGCGATCGAAAGGATCCCGCACAAGAGCCCATAAAACGCCCCGCGGGCCTTGGCGCGCGGGAACACGAACGCAAGCGCGAAAACGCCGAGCAGCGAGCCGTAGAAGAACGATCCGAACTTGTTGACGACCTCGATCAGCGATCCGAGATTCGTCGAATAAATGGCTACGATACAGGCAAACACGCCCCAGCCGAGCGTCGAGATCTTGCCTACGAGCAAATACTGTTTGTCGGTCGCGTCCGGATTGATAAGGCGACGGTAGAAATCGATCGTCGTTGCCGTGGCGAGCGCGTTTAGTTCAGCCGAGATCGACGACATCGCCGCCGCGAAGATCGCCGCGATGATGAGTCCGATGACCCCGATCGGCATATAGCTCAGAACAAACGTCGGAAACACGTAGTTGACGTCGTTGAATTTTTCGTCGCTTTTCTTGACGAAATCGACCGCGGTCGCCCGCGCGTCGTTGAACCCCTTGTTCGCCTCGATATACTTCTGCCGCGCTTCGGGAGAATCAGACGCCAGATACTCGACCGCCGATGCCTTTCTGTTTTCGAAGGCCGCGCCGTATTTCGTCTCGATCGCCTTGAACTCTTCCGAAGTCGCCGCCTTGGTCGCCTCGATGTTGTTGAAGATCGCCGGAGGCGCCTGGAATTGGTAGAAGACGAAGACCATAATGCCGATCATCAGAATGAAGAACTGCATCGGAATCTTCAAAAACGCGGACATCAGGAGCGACGTCCGGCCCTGATCGACCGATTTTGCGGTCAAAAAGCGTTGGACCTGGCTTTGATCGCATCCAAAATACGAGAGCGCGAGAAAGGTGCCGCCGATCAGCCCCGACCAGAAGGTGTATTGCTCGGTGAAATCGACTTTGAAATCGACCGTGTTGAGCTTTCCGACCGCACCGGCAAGCTGCAGCCCGTCACCGACGCCGACTCCCGTCGGAAAATTACCGACGATTATGACGAGACAAACGCCGAGCCCGAAGAAGATGACGACCATTTGCTTGACGTCCGTCCACGTCACGGCCTGGACGCCGCCGAACATCGTATAGATGGTCGTTGAAAGCCCCATCGCGAAGATCGTGTAAATGAGATTCCAGCCGAGAACGATCGACAGAATGATCGACGGCGCGGCGATGACGACGCCGGCCGCGAGTCCGCGCGAGATCAGGAAAAAGAAGCTCGTGAGCGTCCGGACCCGAACGTCGAAGCGCTTCTCGAGATATTCGTAAGCAGTGTAAACATTCGCGTTATGGAAAAACTTGACGACCGTGATGCAGAGGATGATCATCGCGACCGGGAGTCCGAAATAGAACTGGATGAAGCGCATCCCGTCGGAATAGGCTTGACCGGTCGTTCCGACGAGAGTGATCGCCGATAGTTGGGTCGCCATTACAGACAGCCCCACGGCCCACCACGGCAGGCTTTTTGTTGGCGAGAAAATAACCCTGCACGCTCTTGCTGTGCTTGGTCATTCTGATCCCGTCAAAGATCATAAACGCCAGATATGCGACAATTATCGCCCAATCAAGCCAAGACATAACGATTTCGGATTTGCGATTTTCGATTTGCGATTCTTCCGCGGCCGCCGGGGATTTGCATCAGCCCAAGACCAGAAATCACAAACCCTCATTCAAGAGAAGTATTTCGAGAAAGACCAAAGCAGCAAAATGACCACGACAAGGGTGAGTATCACGCCTGCGTAGACGGGATACCACCACGAGTCGGGTCTGTCTTTTGATTCGTCTTCCATACTAGAAAATGAATTTGAATCCAACCTGGAACTGACGGCTGTCAAGCGACGTTACCGGACGGTTCTGAACCGTCGGCAAAGCCTGCGTCAGATTTCCGAGCGCGTCGGTCGTTACCGTCAAACTATTGATCTGGAACTTGCTGTTGATATTGAAGACGTTGAGAAACTCGCCAAACGCTTCGAGTTTCAACCTCTCGTTGAAATTGAAAACCGCGAGTAGCGCAGATCGGTATTGAACTGGTACGGCGTGACGCCGGAATTCCGGCGGATTCCGACCGGGTTGTCCGATCCGGTGAAACCATCCAGATTGATGTCGTTGACCGCAATGATGTTGAACCGCTCGCCGCTGTTCGCCGTCATTATGATCCCGAGCTGGTTGTTGTTGACGAGGTAACGCAACGCCTTGTTCGCGAAGTTGAACTGCGGCCGGCCGACAAAGCTCATAACGAACGTATGACGCTGGTCCGCGAGCGACGGCCCCAGATCGCGGCGGCGGCTCGTCGGATCCTGGGTTACAAGGTTTCCGACCTGGGTCGCGACGAGATTCTGTTCCGGAGCGTCGTCTTCCGATTTCGACAAAGTGTAATTGACGCTGAACTGGTATCCCTTCGAAAACCGCTTCGAAAGCTGCAGCGTCATCGCGTTGTAATTTGAATTTCCGACGGACTCGGCCATCAGGATATTGTTGAAACGGGGATCAAGACGGGTCGCCGCACTCACCGTGTTGCTGAAGATCGGACGGCCGTCGGCAAGCGACGACGTCGGATTGATTCGATTGATGTTGCGGTAAAGCGGAATGTGACGGCCGCCCGAACGAATGTAGCCGACAGTGAACGCGAGATCCTTGGTCAACGCCTGTTCAAGCTGAAAATTCATATGGATCGCATACATATTCTCAAAGTCAGGCGACATCGTCTCGATGCTCTGCACCGGCAAAACAGCTCCGGCCGGCAATGAACCGAGGGTTGTCGGGAACGCCGGCGATCCGGCGGTTGCCGGCGCAAACGTAAAGTTGAACAGGATCGGGCTGCCGTTATTGAGCAACGCGCGCTGGTAAAAATCGAGATAGACCGTATCGTAATAGAGTCCGGCGCTGGCACGGAACACCGTCGGGCGATCCCCCTCGCGGACCGAATAAACAACTCCGAGACGCGGCGCGAAGTTGTTCTTGTCCACCTTGAACGACTGCGAAGCCGCAAACGGCGAGTTCGCGAACGCCTCTGGAATATCGTAAAGGTCGTAACGGAGACCGTAATTGATCTTCAAACGGCGGGTCGCCTTCCAGTCGTCCTGAGCGAAAAAGTTGTAGAACGTCGATTGATATTCGATATCCGGATTGCCGAACGCTTCGACGTAATTGGTGTAGCCGCGCGGCGTCAATCCGCTTCTTGCATCGAGATACGACTGCAGCGTCGGGAACGTGTAGCGCGCGAATTGGTTCGAACGACGCGTATCGTCGATGCGGTTCATACCGCCGCCGATCTTGATTCCGTGGTCGCCGCGCGTCCACGTCAGGTTGTCCTGAAACTGGCTCGTCACCTGAAGCGGCGCGATCGTGTCGTCGTTTTCCGGCGCGCCGAAATTGGCGACGCCGGTAATGACGACGCTGATTCCGGTGCCCGAATTGCTGTTCGCGATGTTGCGTGAATCGCGTTTCGCGTACTGATAACGAAACTCGTTGATGACCGTCGGGGAGAAGATCGACGCCAGCTGCAGTCCGATCGAATACGATTTGTCGTCAAAGTCGATGCTTCGCTGCAAAGTGTTCAATCCGCCGGCGATGTTGTTCGGCGAAAGATTAGTGAAATAGTTGAACCTGCCCGTCAGACGGTTCGCATCGTTGAGTTGGGCGTCGGTGCGGAAAATGAAAAGTTGACTTTCTGGGATGCCGGGATAGCCGTCGGAAAAGCATCTGCCGGAACGCCGGCGGCGATCAGCGCGGCCCTTATTGGCGTCGGTGATCGTGATCGTCCGCTGCGGTTCGCCGGCTAGATCGCGTTTGACCCATTCGTATCCGGTGTAGAACTGCCAGCGATCCTTGATGATCGGCCCGCCGAGAGCGCCGGTGAAGTTGTCGACCTTGGTTTCAGGCTTGACCGCCGTGGGCGAGATATTGAACGGCCGCGACGACATCGACGTCCGGCGGAATCGGTAGCTGGCAGAACCGTGGAAACCATTTGTTCCCGACGGCGTGACGGCGTTCATGATCAGTCCGGGCGTGTTGCCGAATTCAGCCGAAAATCCGTTCGTCACGAGCTGAACTTCGGCGACGAACGTATCCGAGATCGGCATCAGGCGAATCCCGCCGCGGTCGGCCTGGGTGTTGTTGTTGCCGTCGAGCTGATAGTTCGTGCGGCGCGTATAACCATTGGCGTTGATTCGCGGAACTCCGAATTCGACGTTCGGGCGTCCCGTGACGTTGCTCTGCAAGAGCGCGAAGTTGTACGGGTTGCGCGAGACGTTCGGAAGATTCTGAACCTCGCGGGTATTCATCACGCGGCCGAGGTCGATCTTTCCCGGATCGGCGATCGGCGCATCGGACGTGATCGTGATCGTTTCATTAACTCCGCCAGGCGTCAGGGAGACATTGATCGTCGCGGTTGAACCCGTCGTCAGAGTCACTCCTTCCTGCACGAACTTCTTGAAGTTCGGCGCTTCGACGGTAACGCGGTACTTGCCGAGCGGAAGCAACGGAAGCCGATAACTGCCTTCCGAATCGGTCGTTACGCTGCGTTCGGCGCCGGTATCGAGATTGCGAACCGAAACGGTCGCGCCGGCGACGGCAGCCGAATTGGCGTCCGTCACCGTTCCTTCGATCTGGCCGTTGAGCGCCTGTGATTGAGCCGTCGCCCCGGCGACGGCCAGAACCAGCGTCAGCAGGGTTAATAAGAACAACGTGAATGGTTTACGCGAATAGTTATCCATCGACATCCGGGAAATCTCCTTGTTTGTTTTGAAAAATAGCGGAATAATTCGTTACACGAATATAACATTATTGGTACGAAAGCGTAACCGTGAAGGTTACACTTTGTGCGACAGATCGTTGATCTGTTTCCGAATCTTGCGAGCGGAATCGGGATCAGGATCGATGAAAGCCGCGTTCGATGTCCTTCATCGTGAGACGAAGAATTACCGGCCGGCCGTGCGGGCAGGTCGTCGGCGAAGATGTCAGGAGAAGGCGGTCGATAAGCCATTGCATCTTCTCCATCGTCAACGGCATATTGATCTTGACGGCGGCTTTGCAGGCCAGGCTCGCGGCGATCTCGTCACGCAAGGTCGCGCGCACCGCCGCGTTTCTCGGCATCGACCGTGTCAAGCAATTCCGCCAGCAAGTTGCGTGCGTCCTTCGGTGCGACATCCGTCGGAACGGCCTTGATCGCGACCGTCCGCCCGGAAAGTCGCATTACATCAAAACCGCATTCCTCAAGTTCCTTGCTGACGATCTCGAACGCGGCCGCCTGCGCCGGTGTCAGATCGAACGTTTCGGGAATCAGAAGGTTCTGCGACCCAGCCGGCCGATCGGCTTCCTTGCGCCGGAACTTGTCGAAAAGGATCCGCTCATGCGCGACATGCTGATCGACGAGCAGAAGACCTTCATCGTCGACGGCGATGATAAAACTCGTGAAGCTGACTGACCGGGCGGAGC
The DNA window shown above is from Acidobacteriota bacterium and carries:
- a CDS encoding TonB-dependent receptor, whose protein sequence is MDNYSRKPFTLFLLTLLTLVLAVAGATAQSQALNGQIEGTVTDANSAAVAGATVSVRNLDTGAERSVTTDSEGSYRLPLLPLGKYRVTVEAPNFKKFVQEGVTLTTGSTATINVSLTPGGVNETITITSDAPIADPGKIDLGRVMNTREVQNLPNVSRNPYNFALLQSNVTGRPNVEFGVPRINANGYTRRTNYQLDGNNNTQADRGGIRLMPISDTFVAEVQLVTNGFSAEFGNTPGLIMNAVTPSGTNGFHGSASYRFRRTSMSSRPFNISPTAVKPETKVDNFTGALGGPIIKDRWQFYTGYEWVKRDLAGEPQRTITITDANKGRADRRRRSGRCFSDGYPGIPESQLFIFRTDAQLNDANRLTGRFNYFTNLSPNNIAGGLNTLQRSIDFDDKSYSIGLQLASIFSPTVINEFRYQYAKRDSRNIANSNSGTGISVVITGVANFGAPENDDTIAPLQVTSQFQDNLTWTRGDHGIKIGGGMNRIDDTRRSNQFARYTFPTLQSYLDARSGLTPRGYTNYVEAFGNPDIEYQSTFYNFFAQDDWKATRRLKINYGLRYDLYDIPEAFANSPFAASQSFKVDKNNFAPRLGVVYSVREGDRPTVFRASAGLYYDTVYLDFYQRALLNNGSPILFNFTFAPATAGSPAFPTTLGSLPAGAVLPVQSIETMSPDFENMYAIHMNFQLEQALTKDLAFTVGYIRSGGRHIPLYRNINRINPTSSLADGRPIFSNTVSAATRLDPRFNNILMAESVGNSNYNAMTLQLSKRFSKGYQFSVNYTLSKSEDDAPEQNLVATQVGNLVTQDPTSRRRDLGPSLADQRHTFVMSFVGRPQFNFANKALRYLVNNNQLGIIMTANSGERFNIIAVNDINLDGFTGSDNPVGIRRNSGVTPYQFNTDLRYSRFSISTRG